The following proteins are co-located in the Pedobacter sp. FW305-3-2-15-E-R2A2 genome:
- a CDS encoding Eco57I restriction-modification methylase domain-containing protein has product MAANRTQLQVALKKPYDRVLFAKEVLSPVFGAAFSLRTRPIPAPVQPNKTDAQIITNVYIYGNVNLEDGGEIICYEIELNSKVRIEHSKVAIQRYARKLLTTGQAALVNFITPNSQDVWRFTLIAKDSEITANGIEEKYTSAKRYTYLLGPSETCKTLADRLEGLSIENSINLSSLIEAFSVEKLNRDFYRDISAQFYHLVGAVTGQGKKTKTYERQLTLPSVSADANRIYHEFAVRLIGRTVFCWFLKVKKSDEGIPLLPENLLSSKAVKQTPNYYHNILEKLFFQTLNTPVENRRPGLPKGSEYIPFLNGGLFEADSEDFYKTDPRTGLSLHFDSLIISDEWFIEFFEKLEQYNFTIDENSTVDIQVSVDPEMLGSIFENLLAEIDPDSGETARKSTGSFYTPREIVDYMVSESLAYYLANCTDIEKEKLDALFKPEVDIEFSSIEKETILLALDKAKILDPACGSGAFPMGILHKIVLALQKLDPTADWWIKQQLSKSKNLKGKNLFEAKLRKNYDYARKIGIIQNNLYGVDIQPIAAEISKLRCFLTLIVNEQIDDESPNRGIEPLPNLEFKFVTADTLMRLPDEMGIIQLSKKNKKNSAELEGDLRQVRQDYLQSFGKEKQDLKLRFEEIRKEMFDQQGLFGSVENNRAFKISNWNPFSHKKTDWFESEWMFGVKEFDIVIGNPPYVQLQKDGGTLAKLYESQKYQTYERSGDIYSLFYESGYNMLGDKRILCFITSNKWMRAIYGKSTRKFFAEKTNPSLLIDFAGQKIFNSATVDTNILLFSKEKNKKKTSVCVVKGKVLNNLSVFVSQHYSLFDFSTSDSWVVLNSTEQTIKSKIERMGTPLKDWDINIYRGILTGYNEAFIINGAKRKELIANDPKSEEIIRPILRGRDIKRYSYEFADLWIITTFPSLKIDIEGYPAIKQHLMSFGFDRLKQTGDAGARKKTNNKWFETQDSISYWEDFYRQKIVWGEISDKTKFAIELNGEYVTEATTFLMTGDSLLYLLGFLNSKVSEYLFAQIGTTTGVGTVRWKKFTIEQLYVPKLSLDRQNDYNKIVNRIITHQRNKESFEQLTDEIDNMIFTDIGLNQEEVDFINSIFKSNT; this is encoded by the coding sequence GAACCCGACCTATACCAGCACCGGTTCAGCCTAATAAAACCGATGCACAAATTATCACCAATGTTTATATTTATGGGAATGTTAATTTGGAAGATGGTGGGGAAATAATTTGTTATGAAATCGAATTAAACTCCAAAGTTCGTATTGAACACAGTAAAGTCGCTATTCAACGCTATGCACGAAAACTTCTCACAACAGGTCAAGCAGCACTCGTAAATTTCATAACTCCCAATAGCCAAGATGTTTGGCGGTTTACATTAATCGCAAAAGACAGCGAAATTACAGCTAACGGAATTGAAGAAAAGTATACTTCTGCAAAAAGATATACTTATTTGCTAGGTCCTTCGGAAACATGTAAAACGCTCGCAGATAGATTAGAAGGCTTAAGTATTGAGAATTCCATTAATTTGTCATCACTAATTGAAGCATTCTCTGTCGAGAAATTGAACCGTGATTTTTATAGAGATATTTCTGCACAATTTTATCATTTGGTTGGTGCTGTTACGGGTCAGGGGAAAAAAACTAAAACGTATGAACGTCAATTGACACTTCCGAGTGTTAGCGCTGATGCAAATCGTATATACCACGAATTTGCTGTACGCTTAATAGGCCGTACTGTATTCTGTTGGTTTCTTAAAGTGAAAAAATCCGACGAGGGTATTCCCCTATTGCCTGAAAATCTACTATCCAGTAAAGCGGTAAAACAAACTCCCAATTATTACCATAATATACTTGAAAAACTCTTTTTTCAAACCTTGAATACTCCAGTGGAAAATCGGAGACCTGGGTTACCTAAGGGTTCAGAATACATTCCTTTTCTAAACGGTGGACTTTTTGAAGCAGATTCTGAAGACTTCTATAAAACCGATCCAAGAACTGGCTTATCATTACATTTCGATTCCTTAATTATTTCAGACGAATGGTTTATCGAATTTTTTGAAAAATTAGAACAGTATAACTTTACAATTGATGAAAATTCAACCGTTGATATCCAGGTAAGTGTAGATCCTGAGATGCTTGGAAGTATATTTGAAAATCTATTAGCTGAAATAGATCCAGATAGTGGAGAAACTGCACGCAAGTCAACTGGTAGTTTTTACACTCCGAGAGAAATAGTTGATTATATGGTTTCTGAAAGTTTGGCTTATTATTTAGCCAATTGCACGGATATTGAAAAGGAAAAACTAGATGCTCTTTTTAAACCGGAAGTAGATATTGAATTTAGCTCGATAGAAAAGGAAACCATCCTTCTTGCACTTGATAAGGCTAAAATATTAGATCCAGCATGTGGTTCCGGGGCATTCCCTATGGGCATTCTTCATAAAATTGTTCTTGCGTTACAGAAGCTTGATCCAACTGCTGATTGGTGGATAAAACAACAATTATCTAAGAGTAAAAATCTAAAGGGTAAAAATCTATTTGAAGCGAAACTAAGGAAGAACTACGACTATGCTCGAAAAATAGGGATTATACAAAACAATCTTTACGGTGTAGATATTCAGCCGATAGCTGCAGAAATTTCTAAATTGAGATGTTTTTTAACTCTTATTGTAAACGAACAAATTGACGATGAAAGTCCCAATCGTGGTATAGAACCACTTCCTAATCTAGAGTTCAAATTTGTAACTGCCGATACATTGATGCGACTTCCAGACGAAATGGGTATTATACAGTTAAGCAAAAAAAACAAAAAAAATAGTGCGGAACTGGAAGGTGATTTGCGGCAAGTCAGACAGGATTATCTTCAAAGCTTTGGAAAGGAAAAGCAAGATTTAAAGTTAAGATTTGAAGAAATTCGGAAGGAAATGTTTGACCAGCAAGGATTATTTGGTTCAGTTGAAAATAATAGAGCTTTCAAAATTAGTAATTGGAATCCTTTTAGCCATAAAAAAACTGATTGGTTTGAATCGGAATGGATGTTTGGGGTTAAAGAGTTTGACATTGTAATTGGAAATCCGCCTTACGTTCAGCTACAAAAAGATGGTGGAACATTGGCGAAACTCTATGAAAGTCAAAAATACCAAACCTATGAACGGTCTGGTGACATCTACTCTTTGTTCTATGAAAGTGGATACAATATGCTTGGTGACAAAAGAATTCTTTGTTTTATTACTTCCAATAAATGGATGCGTGCAATTTACGGAAAGTCTACCCGTAAATTCTTTGCTGAAAAAACAAATCCATCTTTATTGATTGATTTCGCAGGACAAAAAATATTCAATTCTGCAACTGTGGACACCAATATTTTATTATTCTCAAAAGAAAAAAACAAGAAAAAAACTTCGGTCTGTGTTGTGAAAGGAAAGGTGTTAAATAATTTGAGCGTTTTTGTTAGTCAACATTATTCTTTATTTGATTTTTCAACCTCCGATAGCTGGGTAGTTTTAAACAGTACCGAACAAACAATTAAAAGTAAAATAGAGCGCATGGGTACACCATTAAAAGATTGGGATATTAATATTTACAGAGGAATTCTTACAGGCTACAATGAGGCATTTATTATTAATGGCGCTAAAAGAAAAGAGTTAATAGCTAATGACCCTAAAAGTGAAGAAATTATACGACCGATATTAAGGGGTCGAGATATTAAGCGATATAGCTATGAATTTGCAGATTTATGGATAATAACAACTTTCCCAAGTTTAAAAATAGATATAGAGGGATATCCAGCTATTAAACAACATCTTATGTCGTTTGGATTTGATAGATTAAAGCAGACAGGTGATGCTGGAGCAAGGAAAAAAACTAATAACAAGTGGTTTGAAACGCAAGATAGCATAAGCTATTGGGAGGATTTTTATAGACAGAAAATTGTCTGGGGCGAAATTTCTGACAAAACAAAATTTGCCATAGAATTGAATGGCGAGTACGTGACAGAAGCAACGACTTTTCTCATGACTGGCGATTCTCTGCTTTACTTACTTGGATTTTTAAACTCGAAAGTATCTGAATATTTATTCGCTCAAATTGGCACCACAACTGGTGTTGGCACTGTTAGGTGGAAAAAGTTTACAATCGAACAATTATACGTTCCTAAGCTTTCTTTGGATAGACAGAATGACTATAACAAAATTGTAAATAGGATAATTACACACCAAAGAAACAAGGAAAGCTTTGAACAATTAACAGATGAAATTGACAATATGATCTTTACAGATATCGGACTGAACCAGGAAGAAGTTGATTTTATAAACTCTATTTTTAAAAGCAACACCTAA
- a CDS encoding TaqI-like C-terminal specificity domain-containing protein: protein MYKINLCNFLSSKTSVFVRQKSIYSGFTTSESWVILSSIEKDIKQKIETKGIPLKDWDININYGIKTGYNDAFIISGEKRDELIFSDPKSEEIIRPILRGRDIKRYGYEFADNWLITSHNGIKEKGIDPIDINDYPAVKEHLDHHYSSLERRADKGITPYNLRNCAYMEDFYRQKIVWGNLNLTAAYTVAEGGIFINAPCPIIVPANKYLLAILNSKLADYYIRKLGVTRNGGYFEYKPMFIEKLPVPLLEREDQDVFIEIVDKILDHKAKNIDIASLENELNELVFKLYELETHEVDFLKQKTN, encoded by the coding sequence TTGTATAAAATAAACCTATGCAATTTTTTATCATCTAAAACCAGCGTTTTTGTTAGACAGAAGAGTATATACTCTGGATTCACAACCTCTGAAAGTTGGGTTATATTATCCTCAATTGAAAAAGATATTAAACAAAAAATTGAAACCAAAGGAATACCATTAAAAGACTGGGATATTAATATTAACTATGGCATAAAAACAGGGTACAACGATGCTTTTATAATTTCTGGTGAGAAGCGAGATGAGTTAATTTTTTCAGATCCTAAAAGTGAAGAAATTATACGACCTATTTTACGTGGCAGGGACATCAAAAGATATGGTTATGAATTCGCAGATAATTGGTTAATAACGTCACATAATGGAATTAAGGAAAAGGGCATAGATCCCATTGATATCAACGATTATCCAGCTGTTAAGGAACACCTCGACCACCATTATTCTAGTTTAGAAAGAAGAGCGGATAAAGGAATTACCCCTTACAATTTAAGGAACTGTGCTTATATGGAGGATTTTTATAGACAGAAAATTGTCTGGGGCAATTTAAATCTAACAGCTGCATATACTGTCGCTGAAGGGGGAATATTCATTAATGCTCCATGCCCAATAATAGTTCCAGCAAATAAATATTTACTAGCGATCTTAAATTCAAAACTGGCAGATTATTACATAAGAAAGCTCGGGGTTACCCGTAATGGAGGCTATTTCGAATATAAGCCCATGTTTATAGAGAAACTCCCAGTGCCTTTGCTAGAGCGAGAGGATCAAGATGTGTTTATTGAAATAGTTGATAAAATACTTGATCACAAAGCTAAGAATATTGATATAGCTAGTTTGGAAAATGAACTTAACGAGCTCGTTTTTAAACTTTATGAGCTAGAAACCCATGAAGTGGATTTTTTAAAACAAAAAACCAACTAA
- a CDS encoding master DNA invertase Mpi family serine-type recombinase, with amino-acid sequence MIYGYIRVSTDKQTVENQRFEVNQFCEKNTLVVDKWIEETISGSKSIHERKLGNLLKKMKKEDILICSELSRLGRNLLMIMGILNECMNRDIHVWTIKDNYRLGSDINSKVLAFAFGLSAEIERNLISQRTKEALARKKAEGVILGRPLGRKSAKTKLTGQEKRIKELLDKNVSFSAIGRIIGVHRLTVSSFVKYNQLLQMD; translated from the coding sequence ATGATTTACGGATACATTCGTGTGAGTACAGACAAGCAAACAGTAGAAAATCAAAGATTTGAAGTCAATCAATTTTGCGAAAAAAATACACTAGTGGTAGACAAATGGATAGAAGAAACTATTTCTGGATCAAAAAGTATTCATGAAAGAAAATTAGGTAATTTATTAAAAAAGATGAAAAAAGAAGACATCTTAATTTGTTCTGAATTATCAAGACTAGGAAGAAACCTACTTATGATAATGGGAATTCTTAATGAATGTATGAACAGAGATATTCACGTTTGGACCATAAAAGACAATTATCGATTAGGAAGTGATATTAATTCAAAGGTGTTAGCGTTTGCTTTTGGTCTTTCAGCAGAAATAGAACGTAATCTTATTTCGCAAAGAACTAAAGAAGCTTTAGCAAGAAAAAAGGCAGAGGGAGTTATTTTAGGTCGCCCCCTAGGACGTAAGTCTGCTAAAACAAAGCTTACTGGTCAAGAGAAGAGGATTAAAGAATTGTTAGATAAGAATGTTTCATTTAGCGCCATTGGCCGGATTATAGGAGTTCATCGATTGACCGTTTCCTCCTTTGTAAAATATAATCAACTTTTACAGATGGATTAA
- a CDS encoding NAD(P)H-dependent oxidoreductase, with amino-acid sequence MKKILIINGHPNKESFNFGIAESYRKGALESGAEIKEIVISELSFNPNLQFGYQKIMEWETDLVEAWDKILWADHLVWIHPVWWGGLPAITKGFIDRLFLPGKAFRYRENSVWWDKLLKGKTAHIITTLDQPSLYYRLMFGRPSVNQLKRSVLEFCGIKPVNVTYIGIIKTSDESQRKAWLDKVKLAGIRQN; translated from the coding sequence ATGAAAAAAATATTGATTATCAATGGGCATCCTAACAAGGAATCGTTTAATTTTGGAATTGCCGAATCCTACAGAAAAGGAGCGCTGGAATCCGGTGCTGAGATCAAAGAAATTGTCATTTCGGAACTTAGTTTTAATCCTAATCTTCAGTTTGGCTATCAGAAAATAATGGAGTGGGAAACTGATCTGGTTGAAGCTTGGGATAAAATTCTTTGGGCAGATCATCTGGTATGGATACACCCGGTTTGGTGGGGTGGATTACCTGCCATTACAAAGGGATTTATTGACAGATTATTTTTGCCGGGGAAAGCCTTTAGATACAGGGAAAACTCTGTATGGTGGGATAAACTTTTAAAAGGTAAAACAGCACATATTATAACAACGTTAGATCAACCGAGTCTATATTACAGATTGATGTTCGGAAGACCAAGTGTGAATCAGCTTAAGAGATCGGTTTTAGAATTTTGTGGGATAAAACCGGTAAATGTTACGTATATCGGAATTATTAAAACCTCCGATGAAAGTCAGCGTAAAGCTTGGCTTGATAAAGTAAAATTGGCAGGAATAAGGCAAAATTAA
- a CDS encoding IS256 family transposase, protein MQAEDFLNDDFLKQFKDGKDFMSFMDQMYKRGVEKMLEGELDSHLGYVKHDKQRKQTDNSRNGYGEKKVKTEHGELDVKVPRDRDSSFDPQILPKRSKLSEGIEKLVVSLYAKGMSNADIEEELRELYDFRLPPSTISTITARVTDDILAWQNRPLDPVYMIVWMDGIVFKVRESNKVINKTIYLAVGLNMEGRKEVLGLWLGKNESSAFWMSVLTDLQTRGVQDILITCTDNLGGFTQTIRSVFPQSTTQICVVHQIRNACKYVVWKDKKPFTEDMKPIYSAPNKQAAEAELTTFELKWGIKYPYAIRSWRINWDDLTAFFEFPLEIRKIIYTTNLIENLNGKIRKYTKNKMSFPTDEAVKKSVYLALMEATKKWTMPIHNWPLIINQFIAIFEQRVKV, encoded by the coding sequence ATGCAAGCAGAAGATTTTTTAAATGACGATTTCCTTAAACAGTTTAAGGACGGCAAAGATTTCATGAGCTTCATGGATCAGATGTATAAACGAGGCGTTGAAAAGATGCTTGAAGGGGAGCTTGATTCTCATCTGGGCTATGTTAAGCACGATAAACAACGCAAACAAACCGATAATTCCCGTAATGGTTATGGCGAAAAGAAGGTAAAAACAGAACATGGAGAACTGGATGTCAAAGTCCCCAGAGACCGGGATTCCAGTTTTGATCCACAGATCCTTCCCAAACGGAGTAAACTCTCAGAAGGCATAGAAAAGTTGGTAGTTTCTTTATATGCCAAGGGGATGTCCAATGCTGACATTGAAGAAGAACTTCGTGAGTTATATGACTTTCGTTTACCACCCTCTACCATTTCGACCATAACAGCAAGAGTAACTGATGATATTTTAGCCTGGCAGAATCGCCCACTTGATCCGGTATATATGATTGTGTGGATGGATGGCATTGTTTTCAAAGTAAGAGAAAGTAATAAGGTCATCAATAAAACGATCTATCTGGCTGTTGGACTTAATATGGAAGGCCGTAAGGAAGTATTGGGGCTATGGCTGGGAAAGAATGAAAGTAGTGCTTTTTGGATGAGTGTGCTCACTGATTTGCAGACCAGAGGTGTTCAGGATATTCTGATCACATGCACCGATAACCTGGGTGGCTTTACTCAGACCATCCGTTCTGTATTTCCGCAATCTACCACTCAGATTTGTGTGGTTCATCAGATTCGTAATGCCTGCAAGTATGTGGTATGGAAGGATAAAAAGCCATTTACGGAAGATATGAAGCCCATTTATTCAGCTCCCAATAAGCAGGCAGCAGAAGCTGAACTCACAACATTTGAGTTAAAATGGGGAATAAAATATCCTTATGCGATTCGAAGCTGGCGGATAAACTGGGATGACCTGACGGCATTTTTTGAGTTCCCCCTGGAAATCAGGAAAATCATTTATACAACTAATTTAATTGAAAATTTGAATGGAAAGATCAGAAAATACACCAAAAATAAAATGTCTTTTCCAACCGATGAGGCTGTGAAAAAATCTGTTTACCTGGCCTTAATGGAAGCCACTAAAAAGTGGACGATGCCCATTCATAACTGGCCGTTGATTATAAATCAGTTTATTGCTATTTTTGAACAAAGGGTTAAGGTCTGA
- a CDS encoding phage integrase SAM-like domain and Arm DNA-binding domain-containing protein has translation MLVYFIFLRITVDGVRAEMSTSRSCEPERWNAKAGKVIGTKEDVKTLNAYLESMKAEVYAAHTLLTVDGARITADNIKCKYLGKAEKSHTLSEAIKIHNAKMKALVGKDYAKGTLKRFEVLERQVCDYLTFQYGKSDLNVKHVDHEFISGFDFYLRSQKANTNNTAIKHLKNLGKIIRICVSNKWISNDPFFGYKLKSKEVHRNYLTADELQNNW, from the coding sequence GTGCTTGTTTACTTTATCTTTTTAAGAATTACAGTGGACGGAGTTCGTGCAGAAATGTCAACCAGCAGGAGTTGTGAGCCGGAACGGTGGAATGCAAAAGCCGGAAAAGTCATCGGCACAAAAGAAGATGTTAAAACCCTGAACGCTTATCTGGAAAGCATGAAAGCCGAGGTTTATGCAGCGCATACTCTACTTACCGTAGATGGAGCCAGAATAACTGCCGATAATATTAAATGCAAATACTTAGGCAAAGCAGAAAAATCACATACCCTATCGGAGGCCATTAAAATCCACAATGCAAAGATGAAAGCATTGGTGGGAAAAGATTACGCCAAAGGAACGCTCAAAAGATTTGAAGTACTTGAAAGGCAAGTTTGTGACTATCTCACTTTTCAATACGGTAAAAGCGACCTGAATGTAAAACATGTAGACCATGAGTTTATCAGTGGGTTTGATTTCTACCTGCGTAGTCAAAAAGCAAATACCAACAATACCGCTATTAAACACCTTAAAAACTTAGGAAAGATCATCCGCATTTGTGTCAGTAACAAATGGATCAGTAACGATCCTTTCTTTGGCTATAAGTTGAAATCCAAAGAAGTACACCGTAATTACCTGACAGCGGATGAACTGCAGAATAACTGGTGA
- a CDS encoding DNA alkylation repair protein, which yields MNDLLQRLTQVKNGFKLFESEAKKIIDNKTLSDSKTIAINMLKSQFYQIRCCAIFVLGYIAAKDNEVLPLLEKTACSDESWQVQEIIAKAFDQYCKDNGYENSLPEIKSWLSNEHPNVCRAVTEGLRIWTGRPYFKTYPEVAIVLISQHKASDSEYLRKSVGNSLRDISKKYRELVRMETSKWDLQDQKIAFTYAYVLKRH from the coding sequence ATGAATGATCTTTTACAGAGACTGACACAAGTAAAAAATGGATTTAAACTATTTGAATCGGAGGCCAAAAAAATAATTGACAATAAAACGTTATCGGATTCAAAAACGATAGCTATCAATATGCTAAAAAGCCAGTTCTACCAAATCCGTTGCTGCGCCATCTTCGTTCTGGGATATATTGCAGCCAAGGATAATGAAGTGCTTCCTTTACTAGAAAAGACTGCGTGTTCGGACGAGAGCTGGCAGGTCCAGGAAATCATTGCGAAAGCATTTGATCAGTATTGTAAGGATAACGGCTACGAGAATTCACTCCCCGAAATCAAATCATGGCTCAGTAATGAACATCCAAATGTTTGCCGTGCGGTTACCGAAGGCTTGCGGATCTGGACAGGACGACCTTATTTTAAAACGTATCCTGAAGTGGCCATAGTCCTCATAAGTCAGCATAAAGCCAGCGATAGTGAATACCTCCGAAAATCGGTCGGTAATTCGTTGAGAGATATCAGTAAAAAGTATAGAGAACTGGTGAGAATGGAAACATCAAAATGGGACCTTCAGGATCAGAAGATTGCGTTCACTTATGCTTATGTGCTGAAAAGACATTGA